Below is a genomic region from Kribbella qitaiheensis.
ACTTCCCGCAGTGCTGGAACGGGCGCGACCTGGACTCGCCGGATCACAAGAGCCACATGGCCTACCCGGTCAACGGCGACTGCCCGGCAAGTCACCCGGTACCGGTGCCGAAGCTGCGCCAGGTACTGCGCTATCCGGTGAACGGCCCGACGGCCGGCTTCCGGCTGGCATCGGGTGGTGGCTTCACCATGCACGGCGACTTCTTCAACGCCTGGCCAGTGGCCGAGATGGAACGCCGCGTCAACGACTGCATCCGCCCGATCATCAAGTGCGGGGCCGACGGTCATCCGTAGGCACACCTAGACTGCCGGGTGGGTCCCGTCCCAGGACCCGCCCGGCTCCCTCTCTTGTACTGAAGGAGTTTCTGCCGATGAAAGCCCTCGCGGTGGTCGCCCTGCTGCTCCTGGGTCTGGTCAGTGGCTGTGCTGGATCATCGGCCGCTTCCTCACCACCTCCGCCGGTCAACACCGTCGTCGAGACCGACCCGGCCTTCAACCCGACCGACCTGGCCTGGATCGAGCTGATGGTCCCGATGGACGAGCAACTCCTCCGTGTCCTGGCGCTGGCGGAGAAGCAGGCCGTGAGCCCCGCAGTACGGACGTTTGCCGCGTCCATCGCCACTGGGCATCAGGCCGAACTCACCCAGCTGATCGCGCTCCGCACCCGGTCCAAGGCGCCGACCGCCAACCAGCATGAGGGTCACGACATGCCCGGCATGATGACCGAGCCGGAAGTCGTTGCTCTCAGCAACACTGCGGGATCCGCCTTCGATCCGCTCTTCGAGAAGAACCTCGAGGAGCACCTCGAACAGTCGATCATCGTTGCCCGGAGCATCCGTACCGCGGGCCAGGAACCCGCCGTCAAGAAGCTGGCCGCGTCGATCGAGCACTCCCGAGCCGACCAGCTGAAGCAACTCACCGCACTGAGCTAGCGTCGAGACAATGAAGGGCCGAGAACCAGGACGGCTCGCGGCTGGCAGCCAGGCCTCCCCTCAACCGCCTCGCGGACGGAACGGTGCAGGACTGGTCACGACCAGGTCGGCGTAGTCCGGAAGGCTCAATGAGCCAAGGGCTTTGCCGACTCCGTTGGAGGACCAGACTCGCCGCTGGAGCCAAGCCGGCAGGTGGGGGAGGATGGCGAAGCCGATGGGGACAGCGCGGACCGCGAAAGCGTTGCCGGGGATGATCGTCTTCATCACGGTCGGGCCGATTGCCCGGCTCCGGTCGACGAGTTGACGGATCTTCTGCTCGTAGTTGCGTAGGCCCGAGGGAAGATCGCTTCGGGCTGCGGCCAGTTCACCTGCGAGGACGTACGCCGTGATCGCGGCGAGGCTGGTGCCACCACCGACTGCCGGGCCGGGGCAGTAGCCCGCGTCCCCGACCAGGCCGATCCGGCCGCGTTGCCAACTGTCCAAGGTGATCTGGGTGATCGAGTCGAAGTAGAAGTCGTCGGCCGCGTCCAGGTGCTTCAGCAGGCGCGGCACCTCCCAGCCGTAGTCCGCGAACTCGTCGGCGATGATCCGCTTCTGCTGCTCGGTGTCGCGATAGTCGTACTGCAACTCCTCGGCCCGGCGGAACAGGAAGCACGCCCGTGCCTGACCGGTCTGACGTACGCCGTACGTGCTGGCGCTCCGGCCGACCTTCAGGTGCAGCAGCATCCGGTTGCGCAGCAGAAGCTCGTCAGGCATCGAATAGACCGCGAGATACCCGCCGAGTGGCCGGCGCATCGACTCCTCGGGCCCGAATGCGAGCCGCCGGACCATCGAGTGCATCCCGTCCGCACCGATGACGAGATCGAACCGCCGCGGTTCGCCGTGCTCGAAGGTGACGTTCACGCCGTCACCGTCGTCGTCCAGGGTGGCGATCGAGTCGCCGAAGACGTACTCGACCCCCTCGCGGGTGGCGTCGTACAGGAGTTGGGTGAGTTCGCCGCGGAGGATCTCGACGTGTTGGCTCGAGATGCCCGCGGTGAGCTTGTCCAGGTCGACCGAGATCGGTCGCTTGCCGTCGCGGTACAGGATCAGCTGCGATGTTCGGGTCCGGGCTTCGTGGACGGCCTCGCCGAGACCCATCCGCTCGGCCACCTCGACGCCGGCCCCCGAACAGGTCGACCGCGTGCCCGCCGAGGCCGTGCCGCAGCTCGGGGGTGCGCTCGACGATCGTCACCTCGAACCCGTACCGCTCGAGCCAGTAGGCCAGCACCGGGCCGGCCACGCTCGCGCCGGAGATCAACACCTTCCGCATGACATACCTCCTCGAGAAGATCGTTTACTTAACGGAAGGTAAGTCAACGATCGAGGCCGTGTCAATGGTTTACTTAACGGTCGGTCAGCTAAACTCCCGGACATGCCGAGAGCGCGCAGCGGGGACACCAAGGCGAGGATCCAGGCGGCCGCGCTGGAGCTGTTCGCGGCCAAGGGGACGCAGCAGACCAGCCTGCGCGACATCGCCGACCGCCTCGGCGTCACCAAACCCGCGCTCTACTACCACTTCGCCTCGCGCGACGAGCTGATCCGCAGCCTGGTCCAGCCGATGAAGGAAGCCTTCGACACGTACGTCGACGCGCAGGAAGCGGCCGCTCCCGTCGAGCCGCGCGAGCTGCTGTCGTCGTACTTCGATCTGGCCTATGAGCACCGGCAGCTGATCCAGCTCGCGATCAACGATCTGAACGTGCTGCAGGAAGCGGGCTTGGCGGCACTCTTCGTGGAGTGGCGGCAGCGGCTCATCGCCTTGCTGATCGGCGCCGACCCGTCACTCGGTCAGCAGGTCCGCGGCATGGTCGCCTTCGGTGGGCTGTCGGACTGCGCGGTCATGTTCGACCACGTCGACCGCGACGAGCTCCGCCAAGCAGCGGTTGACGCGGCGTACGACACCGTCCGCCCGTAGTACAGGTCAGCTGTCGGCGATGCGCTTGACGGCGAACAGGATGATCACCAGGACCGAGAAGACCCGGATCGCCTTCTGGCCGGTGGTGACGACAGGCCAGGAGAGAAAGCCCAGCCAGCACAGCAGCAGCGCCAGCAGCAGAAGCGCGGGGACTCCGACTGTTACCGGGGCGAACACCCCGATCAGCGCGAGCACCAGCGTGATGCCGGGCAGGGTGAGCTTCGGCATCCCGTGCAGCCTGGCCACGATGGGGTAACTCGCCTTGGTGATCCGCGCCCGGAGCGGACTGACCGGCTGGCTGCTGGGGGAACTCATGCCCCCATTGTTCCTTGCGTCCGAAGAGGTGAGGGTCCTGACCCTCACCTCTTCGGACGCAAAGGCTGCGCAAGGGGTGGAAAAGGGGAGGTGAGGTAGGGATGGCGGAGAGTGACGCCGTACGCTTGCGCGGGTGTTCGTGGTGATCAGGTTCCGGGTGGAGGAGTCGGCCCAGCCGGAGTTCGTCGGCCGGCTGGAGACCGCTGTCGAGGTGCTGTCGCGGCAGAAGGGCTTCCTGGCCGCCCGGACCGGACGGAACGCCGACGATCCCGAGTTGCTCGCCCTGAGTATGGAGTGGGTGAACATCGGCAGCTACCGGCGCGCGCTCTCGCCGTACGAGGTGAAGCTGGCGGCCGTGCCGCTGCTCTCGCAGGCGATCGACGAGCCGTCCGCGTACGACGATCTGGACGAGTTCGCGCCGCACCGCTGAACCGATAACCTGGGCTGGTGCTTTAGCTGGCTAGCCTTGACCCTTCTCGTATCACCAATCTGGAGTCGAAAAGTGCCCGTGGATACCGTCGATGCCGTCGTCAGCCTGAGTAAGCGGAGAGGCTTCGTCTATCCGTGCGGCGAGATCTACGGCGGTACCAAGTCGGCATGGGACTATGGACCGCTCGGTGTCGAGCTGAAGAACAACGTCCGGACCCAGTGGTGGCGCTCGATGGTGACGAGCCGCGACGACATCGTCGGGCTGGACTCCTCGGTGATCCTGCCGACCAAGGTCTGGGAGGCGTCCGGTCACCTGCAGGAGTTCGTCGACCCGCTGACCGAGTGCCAGTCCTGCCACAAGCGGTACCGCGACGACCACCTGCGCGAGGAGTTCGCGCGCCGCAAGAACAAGGACCCCGAAGAGGTGAAGCTCGCCGAGATCGCCTGCCCGAACTGCGGTAACAAGGGCACCTTCACCGAGGCGCGGATGTTCAACGGCCTGCTGAAGACCTACCTCGGCCCGGTCGAGTCGGAGGAAGGCCTGCACTACCTGCGGCCCGAGACGGCCCAGGGCATCTTCATCAACTTCGCGAACGTGATGGGCACCGCCCGGAAGAAGCCGCCGTTCGGCATCGCCCAGGTGGGCAAGAGCGTCCGCAACGAGATCACCCCGGGCAACTTCATCTTCCGGACCCGCGAGTTCGAGCAGATGGAGATGGAGTTCTTCGTCGCGCCGGGCTCCGACGAGGACTGGCACGAGTACTGGCTGAAGGCCCGCTGGGACTGGTATACCGGCCTCGGGCTGAACCCGGACAACATGCGCTTCTACGAGCACCCGAAGGAAAAGCTCAGCCACTACTCCAAGCGCACCGTCGACATCGAGTACAAGTTCCACTTCGGTGGCAAGGAGTTCGACGAGCTCGAGGGCATCGCGAACCGGACCGACTTCGACCTGTCCACGCACTCCAAGCACTCCGGTGTCGATCTGTCCTACTTCGACCAGGAGAAGGGCGAGCGCTGGACGCCGTACGTGATCGAGCCGGCCGCCGGCCTGACCCGGAACGTGCTCGCCTTCCTGCTCGACGCCTACACCGAGGACGAGGCCCCGAACGCAAAGGGCGGCGTCGACAAGCGGACCGTCCTGCGCTTCGACCCGCGGCTCGCGCCGGTCAAGGCGGCCGTGCTGCCGCTGTCGCGCAACGCTGACCTGTCCCCGAAGGCGAAGGACCTCGCGGCCGAGCTGCGGAAGGCCTGGAACGTGGACTTCGACGACGCCGGTGCGATCGGCCGCCGCTACCGCCGCCAGGACGAGATCGGTACGCCGTACTGCATCACCGTCGATTTCGACACCCTCGAAGACCAGGCCGTCACCATCCGGGAGCGTGACTCGATGAAGCAGGAGCGGGTCGCGCTGACCGAGGTCACCGGCTACCTGGCCCAGCGTCTGGTGGGCTGCTGACGATGAAGACCTGGACGGTGCTGGGGACCGCGGCTGTGTCAGCTTCGCTGTTGACCGGTTGCTCGGACTCGCCTTCGAAGGACGCAGGTGGTATTCCGTCCACCGCACCCACCACTGGTTCGTCCTCGGCGCCGATCCCCACCGCGTCGACGCCTTCGCTGACCCCGTTGCCGACGCCGTCCAAGCCGTGGCCGACGCCGAAGGTGACCGGTCAGCCGGCCTCGGACGCGCCGCTGGCGCAGCGGATCCGGTTCGCGATCTCCAAGCAGGCCCAGATCGCCGCCGGCAAGGCCGCCACCACGACGGTCAGCTGCCCCGGCATCGAGAATGCGGAGGCGCCCGGCACGCACAATCTCACCTGCACAGTCACGTACGCCGGTAAGGCGTACCCGGGCAAGCTCACGGTCGACGCCAAGCAGTACACGGCGACCTACAAGTTCACCTCCGACTCGGTGCCGATCGTTCGCGCCAAGGTGGTGGACGCGATCCAGCGGACCGTCACCGACGCGTCCAAGGTGACCTGCACCATGGACGATGTCGCGGTCGTCAAGCACACCTCGCAAGGCATCTCCTGCGACGTCACCACCACCGGCAACGCCGTCCAGCCGTACCGCGCCCAGGTCTCCGGCAACGGCCAAGTACTGGTCACGAAGGCCTGACTCATGTTGAAGCTCGGCGACCTGACGATCGAAACGCCGGTGGTGCTCGCGCCGATGGCGGGGATCACCAACGCGGCGTACAGGCGGCTGTGTGCCGAGCAGGGCGCCGGACTCTACGTGTGCGAGATGATCACGTCGCGCGGCATCGTCGAGGGTGACCAGAAGAGCCTGGACATGCTGACGTTCGACGAGCGCGAGACGGTCCGCTCGGTCCAGCTGTACGGCGTGGATCCGGTCTATGTCGGGCGCGCGGTCGAGTTGCTCTGCTCGGAGTACGGGGTGGCACACGTCGACCTCAACTTCGGCTGCCCGGTGCCGAAGGTGACCCGCAAGGGTGGCGGCGCGGCCCTTCCCTGGAAGCGGAATCTGCTCGGCGCGATCCTGCGGTCGGCGGTGAAGGCTGCCACGCCGTACGGGATCCCCGTCACGATGAAGACGCGGATCGGGATCGACAGCGCGCACCAGACCTACCTCGACGCGGGCAAGATCGCCGAGGAGTCGGGCGCGGCCGCGATCGGGTTGCACGGCCGTACTGCGGCCCAGGCGTACTCCGGTCAGGCGGACTGGACCAAGATCGCCGAGCTGGTGTCGCATGTGAACATTCCGGTGCTCGGCAACGGCGACATCTGGGAAGCCTCGGACGCACTCCGGATGGTCGCCGAGACGGGCTGTGCGGGAGTTATCGTCGGGCGCGGCTGCCTCGGTCGGCCCTGGCTGTTCCGCGATCTGGCCGTGGCGTTCGATGGCGGTGAGGCGCTGAACCTGCCGGTCCTGGGCGAGGTTGCGACCGTGATGCGTCGGCACGGTCAACTGCTGGCCGACTTGATGGGGGAGCAGCGCGGGCTGCGCGACTTCCGCAAGCACGTCCCCTGGTACCTCAAGGGTTTCCCGGCCGGCGGCGAACTCCGCGCCGCCCTGGGAATGGTCGATTCACTGGCGCTGCTGGAAGAATTGCTCTCCCAACTCGATCCGTCCGCGCCCTTCCCGGTCCAGGAGCTGGGCGCTCCCCGCGGCCGCCAGGGCAGCCCCCGCGACCACGTCGTCCTCCCGCATGGCTGGCTGGACGACACCGACGGACTCACCGTCGACCTCGCCGACGCCGAAATCGGTGTTTCAGGCGGCTGATCACCGGCCGACCTCCGCCGGCGTGGACTGCGTGACCGTCTACTCCTCGGCGGTGGCCTCGCGGATCGCTACCTGCTGGACGTCGGCGTGGGGGTGGCGGCGGAGGGTGGCGAGGCGGGTGCGCCAGTCGGCCGGCCAACCGGCGTACGAGCCGACGGCGCTGACGAGGGTGCAGGCGAGTAGACCTGAGGCCAGGTCGCCGCTGCGGGTCAGGTCGTCCACCGGCTTGCCCAGAGCTGCCGGGTACCACGTGTTGGTAGCCAGGGCGTTCCTGACGAGGTCGCACAGGAAGGTGGCGGCGACAGGGCGATCGGTGACCAGGGATACCAGCTGCCGTAGGTCGTCGGCAGGTGAGGCCCACGAGGTAGCGGTGACCAGGAGCCGCAGTCGATGGGGAAGGAAGCTCGGAACGTCGGCCAGTTCGTCGGCGAGCACCCGGAGTCCGGCTCGACGATCCAGCGGTTGCTGACGTACGGCGTCGTCGACGCCATCCACCAGCAACGTCAGCCGACGCCAGGCCGGGCGATCCCGATCGGCCTCGGTGTCGGGCGCGGGCCGGATCGCCGTCGAGCCGCAGTAGCAGCCGGACGACCTCCAGTAGGTCGTCGAGTTCGCCGATGTGCTGCCGCCCTGACAGGAACGACAGTGCGCCGACCCCGTTGCGCCAGTTCGTGCTCCGCGACGAGAGGTCGGTGACGAACTCGCCGCAGACCTCTGCAGCAGCAGGGATCCAGCGACCCCACCGAGCCAGCGCCCACAGCGCCGCACCCACGACCGGCTGCTCCGACCTGGTCGTGACGGCGATCAGCAGATCGCCGTAGCGCGACCGGTACTTCTCTGCGATGTCCAACGGCAGCCGCTGAGTCAGAGCCGTCGCTGTCGCGTCCGAGTCGTGCACCGCCTGCTGTAACAACGCCCAACTGCCCGGCTCGTGCAGCAAGTACTGCGACGCCGTACTGGTGATCGCAGCCCGCACATCCCGATGCGCCCCACCCCAGGCATCAGCCAGTACTGCGCTCGCTCCCGGAGCGCGTAGCTCGCCCAGCAGCCGCGCAGCCTCCTTGCGAGATGTGACCTTCACACCTTCGCCGACCAGCAGCGGTTGGAGCGCAGTGGCGAGCAGGCTGGGCCGTACGAATCGCGCCGCCCTGGTAGCGGCGTAGATGGCGACGCGGGCGCGGTCGTCACCGGCATGCGCGAGTAGCGCAGGCAGAGCGAGGTCAGGCTGCGACGTCCAGGCCAGTGCACCCAGTGCCGCTTCCTGGAGCAGCACCTCATCACTGGTCAGGAACGGATCGACAGCAGCACGACCGATGCCGGGAATGTGCCCGAGCATCGACACGGCCGTAGCGCGAGACCAATCGGGCATCCGGCTGTCCCGCGCAGCAGCGGTCACCAGTTCGGCGTAACGGATGTGCTGGCGGGGCAGCCAGCGGCGCAGCGCGGAGTCGGGAACCTGCCAGGACGGCTGATCGCGATCGAAGCGATGGATACGGTCAGGCTTGGCGAGCACCGGATCGAGCAGATCGGTGCGCACCTCCGTGACGGCCCGCCAGACGGCGTCCCAGCGCGCCATCCCGACCTCGCGTCCGATGATCCGCCCGACCCGCTCGGCCCGGGTGGACGTGGGCTCCAGCCAGAGCTCCGCAGCCCGGCCGACCGTGTATTCCTTGTTCGACCAAAGCGCCTGCTCGAGTACGCCGTGCAGGTGCTCGTTGGTCCAGCCGCGACGCCCTAGCGCGGCGGTGATCGCGAAGGCGAGGTCGTACTCGCGACGGGCCGCGGCCGCGTCGACATACGGGCGCAGCGCCTCATAGACCTCCACCTCGCGGCCGCGCGGCAGCCCGTCGATCAGCCGGTCGAGGTTGACCGAGCCGGTGTTCTCGGTGAGCCGCGCATGCGACTCGATACCCCAGCGCACCAAGGCAGATTGGTTGCGTAGGGCACCTTCCCGTACTGCGTTCTCGGCCAGCTGGTTCAACGCGGACCGGACCACCCACGAGGTGTCGCGGGCCTCGAGCGAGTCGGTGAGCAGCGTCTGCAACGGGGGCACGTGCTCGTCGGCCAGCAACGAAGGCGGCAGCCCGGCGGCGGCGCTGAGGACGGCCTGGCGAACCGGCTCGCGGTCGTTGCGGACCCGCGTCGCCCAGGACAGCGCTGCCTCGACGGCGGCGGTCTGCCGGGCATGACCGGCGGACGAGATGATTGCCCGGTAGACGGCCGCCCGATCGTCGGCCTCGGGACGCCGGATCTCGGGCTCCAGCAGCGCGAACGCTTCGTCGTACGGAAGGTATGCCGTGATCTCCCAACTGCGACGGATGTTCTCGGCGACGCGGGGAAGCTTGAGGATCCGTCGGGCCTGGTCGTGCCGGAGGTCCCGGGGCAGGACGTCGAGGAGCACTTCCGGGAGCTCGGTCCGGCCGAGGTCGAGCGAGTCGGTGATGGCCTCGAAGACCGCGGAACGGCGCGACGGCGGCAGGTCGACGAGCAGGTTGGCCGCGTTCGGCCAGAGCAGGCGACCGAGCTTTCCGAGTTCGTGGTCGGAGAAGCGGTGCAGGCGACGACGGACGGCCGGGGTCAGCGCTCGGCCGAGCAGCGCCGAGCGATCCGGGGTGAGCAGGATTCGCAGTACCAACTGGCGGTCGACATCGATCATGCGGCCGAGCACGCCAATAATTGCCCCAGGCAACTGGTTGGCGGGAAGTGCGCGGTCGAGCAGACCGAGAATCCGCGCGGGGTCGATCTCGTCGCGATCGAGGAGGGCGACAACGCCGTACGCGATGCCTTTCCACCACTCCTGCCACTCGGATCCGGTCGGGACGGTCTGCTCCGCGTAGGCGAGGACGCCGGCCGGGTGCTTGCCTGCGAGGCGTTCCCAGTCGCCGGCGGACAGGCAGTAGGCCAGTTCGGGGAGGAGCCGTTCGACGGTCGCGTCGCCGGTGCTGCTCACCATGGCAGCGGCCGAGCGGTCGCCCCAGCGGTCCCGCTGGTCTTCGATCAGCCGGTCGGCGAGCTCGTCCCGCCCGGTCCGGCGGATCACGCGGAGGAGCTGTCCGCGCAGGATGGCCGGCGCATCGTCGTACAAGGTGTGGAGGGTTTCGTCGGAGACGGCGACGCCACGGGAGACGGCGACGAGCGCGCGGGCCTGGACTGTCGGGTCGGGATCGGCCAGCAGGTGCGCCACGTAATCGACCTGGCCCGCGATCTGGGCCAACTGCAGTCCAAGCAAGCGCTCGAAAGAGGTGCCGCGACTGAGCTGTTCGAGCAGGGTCACCAGCTCTTGCGTACCGCGCAGCCGCTGCGCCTCCTGGGCGATCAGCCGCGAGCGTTCGCCGTACGGAAGCCTGTCCAGAGAGCGCGTCAGCTCATGCATCCCCACATCCTGCCGTGGACCCGTGTCAGCACCTAAGGTCAGGGCCATGGCGAAAGAGCCGGATGAGACGCGTGACGGGGTACCGCTGACCAACC
It encodes:
- a CDS encoding DUF305 domain-containing protein; translation: MKALAVVALLLLGLVSGCAGSSAASSPPPPVNTVVETDPAFNPTDLAWIELMVPMDEQLLRVLALAEKQAVSPAVRTFAASIATGHQAELTQLIALRTRSKAPTANQHEGHDMPGMMTEPEVVALSNTAGSAFDPLFEKNLEEHLEQSIIVARSIRTAGQEPAVKKLAASIEHSRADQLKQLTALS
- a CDS encoding antibiotic biosynthesis monooxygenase family protein; the encoded protein is MFVVIRFRVEESAQPEFVGRLETAVEVLSRQKGFLAARTGRNADDPELLALSMEWVNIGSYRRALSPYEVKLAAVPLLSQAIDEPSAYDDLDEFAPHR
- a CDS encoding glycine--tRNA ligase, which produces MPVDTVDAVVSLSKRRGFVYPCGEIYGGTKSAWDYGPLGVELKNNVRTQWWRSMVTSRDDIVGLDSSVILPTKVWEASGHLQEFVDPLTECQSCHKRYRDDHLREEFARRKNKDPEEVKLAEIACPNCGNKGTFTEARMFNGLLKTYLGPVESEEGLHYLRPETAQGIFINFANVMGTARKKPPFGIAQVGKSVRNEITPGNFIFRTREFEQMEMEFFVAPGSDEDWHEYWLKARWDWYTGLGLNPDNMRFYEHPKEKLSHYSKRTVDIEYKFHFGGKEFDELEGIANRTDFDLSTHSKHSGVDLSYFDQEKGERWTPYVIEPAAGLTRNVLAFLLDAYTEDEAPNAKGGVDKRTVLRFDPRLAPVKAAVLPLSRNADLSPKAKDLAAELRKAWNVDFDDAGAIGRRYRRQDEIGTPYCITVDFDTLEDQAVTIRERDSMKQERVALTEVTGYLAQRLVGC
- a CDS encoding FAD-dependent monooxygenase, producing MGLGEAVHEARTRTSQLILYRDGKRPISVDLDKLTAGISSQHVEILRGELTQLLYDATREGVEYVFGDSIATLDDDGDGVNVTFEHGEPRRFDLVIGADGMHSMVRRLAFGPEESMRRPLGGYLAVYSMPDELLLRNRMLLHLKVGRSASTYGVRQTGQARACFLFRRAEELQYDYRDTEQQKRIIADEFADYGWEVPRLLKHLDAADDFYFDSITQITLDSWQRGRIGLVGDAGYCPGPAVGGGTSLAAITAYVLAGELAAARSDLPSGLRNYEQKIRQLVDRSRAIGPTVMKTIIPGNAFAVRAVPIGFAILPHLPAWLQRRVWSSNGVGKALGSLSLPDYADLVVTSPAPFRPRGG
- a CDS encoding TetR/AcrR family transcriptional regulator; its protein translation is MPRARSGDTKARIQAAALELFAAKGTQQTSLRDIADRLGVTKPALYYHFASRDELIRSLVQPMKEAFDTYVDAQEAAAPVEPRELLSSYFDLAYEHRQLIQLAINDLNVLQEAGLAALFVEWRQRLIALLIGADPSLGQQVRGMVAFGGLSDCAVMFDHVDRDELRQAAVDAAYDTVRP
- the dusB gene encoding tRNA dihydrouridine synthase DusB, whose protein sequence is MLKLGDLTIETPVVLAPMAGITNAAYRRLCAEQGAGLYVCEMITSRGIVEGDQKSLDMLTFDERETVRSVQLYGVDPVYVGRAVELLCSEYGVAHVDLNFGCPVPKVTRKGGGAALPWKRNLLGAILRSAVKAATPYGIPVTMKTRIGIDSAHQTYLDAGKIAEESGAAAIGLHGRTAAQAYSGQADWTKIAELVSHVNIPVLGNGDIWEASDALRMVAETGCAGVIVGRGCLGRPWLFRDLAVAFDGGEALNLPVLGEVATVMRRHGQLLADLMGEQRGLRDFRKHVPWYLKGFPAGGELRAALGMVDSLALLEELLSQLDPSAPFPVQELGAPRGRQGSPRDHVVLPHGWLDDTDGLTVDLADAEIGVSGG
- a CDS encoding DUF6703 family protein, with amino-acid sequence MSSPSSQPVSPLRARITKASYPIVARLHGMPKLTLPGITLVLALIGVFAPVTVGVPALLLLALLLCWLGFLSWPVVTTGQKAIRVFSVLVIILFAVKRIADS